A region from the Desulfoglaeba alkanexedens ALDC genome encodes:
- a CDS encoding FliA/WhiG family RNA polymerase sigma factor, with protein MMYPKTATLKPPHQARESAWPPAPDANEQLILEHYHLVKYTAYRLAARIPDHVSLQDLFNAGVIGLMDAIQKFDPNHGIPLETYAKIRIRGAMLDEIRSMDWVPRSLRQKSTELERVCNSLEQRFGRFPTDEEIARELGIDLDEYFKLLDSIKGISFIPEDIHDVIRENREARFLASENDVLFQEVYRGELQQHLTEAITSLTEKEQLVLSLYYFEELTMKEIGNVMGYTESRISQIHTKAMLKLRTRLARKLSPEDFPDHIDLSAPHQNGQKKRGRNLQKPALMKEV; from the coding sequence TCATCAAGCCCGGGAATCGGCCTGGCCCCCGGCACCGGATGCCAACGAACAACTGATCCTGGAACACTATCACCTGGTCAAGTACACGGCCTACCGCCTGGCGGCAAGAATTCCCGACCACGTAAGCCTCCAGGACCTTTTCAATGCGGGCGTGATCGGGTTGATGGACGCTATCCAGAAGTTCGACCCGAATCATGGTATCCCTCTTGAAACCTACGCCAAGATTCGGATTCGCGGCGCCATGCTGGACGAAATCCGTTCCATGGACTGGGTGCCGCGGTCCCTGCGCCAGAAAAGCACTGAACTGGAACGGGTCTGCAACAGCCTGGAACAGCGCTTCGGCCGTTTTCCCACCGACGAAGAAATCGCCCGGGAACTCGGCATCGATCTGGACGAGTACTTCAAGCTGCTGGACAGCATCAAGGGAATCTCGTTCATCCCGGAAGACATCCATGACGTGATCCGGGAAAACCGCGAAGCCCGATTCCTGGCATCGGAAAACGACGTCCTTTTCCAGGAAGTCTACCGCGGGGAACTCCAGCAGCACCTGACCGAGGCCATCACGTCGCTCACCGAAAAGGAGCAACTGGTCCTGTCGCTCTACTATTTCGAAGAACTGACCATGAAGGAAATCGGAAACGTAATGGGCTACACCGAATCGCGCATTTCCCAAATCCACACCAAGGCCATGCTGAAACTGCGGACCCGCCTGGCGAGGAAACTGAGCCCCGAGGACTTTCCGGACCACATCGACCTCAGCGCGCCGCACCAGAACGGGCAAAAGAAGCGAGGGCGGAATCTGCAAAAACCGGCCTTGATGAAG